GGGTCCTGTTGAGCTGAGCTGGAGTTCAACACAGAGTTTTTGAGAGAACAAAACTAAATGTTTCCCATAAGTACAAGATTAATTATAACAAGGACTCTCAAGTGCCGGAAGCACATACATTTCGAGACACACCCATGTTattggggaagggttgtagctgatctgcagagcatctgctttgcctgcagagggTCCCATTCCacccagtggctggggcaacccaaacaGATGgtacataatataatataatataatataaatataatataaatataatataaatataatataaatataatataaatataatataaatataatataaatatggtGATGATGTTCAATTTCTGCCTGGCATCtcaagatagggctgggagacagccctgcttgaaatcctggagatacccagccaatcagtgtagacaatactgagttgatgcaccaatggtctgactcaatataaggcagcttcctatgttcccaaaaCAGATTAAATATAGATGCTACAGAGAAAGCAGGCAACAGTTAACTATTTCAACATGACATCACTCAGAGTCCAAGGCTTGCATTCCCCATGTTTGAACACTATCAATTCTGAAATGTTATGGGTGATTACGGAATTAAAAATGTAGCTCATAAGTTATGAAGGTGCAATCAAAGACAGCTCAACTATGTTAGGCATCAATCAAAATGCCTACCAGTTTTAGGTTCTATCCCACAATTATTCCATGTGTTTTTAAAACTCAAAAGAAACCTTGTGTGGCTCAAAATTTGAGCAGaagtaaagtggggggggggggagagagagagagagagagcgagagagagactgTTAACCTTAATCCCTCCagcagtttttttcttcttctcaaaacTGCACTCCCCCGATTCAACCTTTCCCCTGAGTAAGAAAAGAAATGGTGATTGCATGTCACCTCTAATTTTCATTTATTCAACTTGCCATGAAAGAGATCAATGTAAAATGATCCATCGTCATGGGGATAACGTGCATTCTGGGGCGACGTGAATGTGGAAATGCCATTGAAAAGCTATGCTGAACATGATGCTGGTTCCTGGTCTCATGAATCATCTCTGGTGGGACTCATAATGGAACCATTGACAATGACTCATTACagccaaagaaaatgaaatggcCTGTGACTCCAGCAGAACCCATGGATTACAATGGTTTAGCCTGCTAATCATTAAGAGCTGTCAAAGACCCCACAATGTGTCATAATGTATGGCAAGGCAAAGATCTGGAGGTTTTTTTTGCCCTTGCTTGTAGaactaaaataaaatgtgagCATTCGAAAGAGCAGAAGATCAATCAGCAGAGGCGGCAAATGAACTAGAGGGATTTTAGCTGACAAGATAAACTTAGAAGTGATTGATTTACAGCCTATTTACTTTAGCGCATACCCATACACCAAAGTTCACAGTCAAACATTTTTGTCCTCTTTATTTGAGTTGCTCTTCAGATCGTACTGTTTGGCGACAGAGGAGGTAAGAAGTATTTCTCCCTTTTGGAGATTAATTAACtctaaaaaaaagttatttctgGACTAAAGGAGCGGGGCAGAACAATGCATGAACCCCCAAAAGAGGCATAGCTTGAAAAGACCAGAAAACACCTGCAACTTTATTAATGGCAACTCTACTGCAACAGAGGATCAAGCAAGCATTCAAAATTTTACAGCTGGAGCAAAACGACAGAAAGACTAAGacagcaatcctaaacacacttactgaGAAGTAAGCTTCAGTggacacaatgggacttacttctgagtaaacatgcataggattgtgctataaagCTGTTGCCCTTCTCTAGTACAGGGGTTGAACGGGTCTGCAGTGAGAGGATATCAGAATATTTGTTTTTCTGGGTCTTAAAAGTATTCTGAAATTCATTCATGCAATAGCTGGTTGTTAGAGGCTGGGCTTTGCTTTGGATTTATTGTTAAAGCGGGGAGGAATAATCCTCAACAAATGAAGTGGTCTTGATCCAGAGAAAATAATGACTGGTTCTGCACAAATGCAAAGGCTtaaccagctcccctcccagtGACATCCCACACCACCTGAaatgccacccccccaaaaaaaaacaggtaaGGTAGTGAGAGGTATTTGCAGCCCAAGAAACCGCTAGCAGATTGTAACATTCAGTTACATTCCCAATACCAttgtttgtttctctctgtgtgtatatatgtgtacaaACATGTAGGAGGAGAGAGTTTTGCATGCATATACAAATTTCTTGAAACCAAAAAgatatttgctggcgaatgtaaacgcaccatcaaatctaatgtgcaccctaatttggccaaaaaaggtgcgcATTACATTCGAGCAAATACGGCATATGCATCCAAAGCAGATCTAATTCATTTAAACTTCATTACACTTACTATTATAAATCCCGTTATTTAAACACAGTGAACACTTTCAACAAAATTGGTCATTGAATACTTTATCTACTTCGTGATGTATCCAGATAACCTttcctcaaagtagacccactgaaatcaatggacccaagttagccacatccattcatttcaataggtctaccctGAGTGTGACTACCACTGGCTACAAgcatatgtacagtggtacctcaggttacagactccgctaactcagaaatagtacctcggggttaagaactttgcttcaggatgagaacagaaatcgtgctccggcggagcgggaggccccattagctaagtggtacctcaggttaagaacagtttcaggttaagaacagacctccataatgaattaagttcttaacccgaggtaccactgtattacagaaAGTTGTTTGCTCACTCTGAATTTGGACATCTCTTAAGATATCATAACAAAGTTTTGCACGACAGCTCCTGAGATCCAAGGGGCAgcttttcatctatgtttggctAGAACATTTTGAATccagatggcagactgaacctttcaaaactgccctGATGTTTGGGTTTCTTAGCATTCCCAAGCAATCTCAGGCACAAGGCTGCTAGGATGAAATAGTTATGCCTGCATTAAATGGAAAACTTTACAACTGTACTCTGTAGGTTCTGTTACAGAACTCCAGTTCTCAATGCATAGTTGCTTGGGAAGGTGTGCGCTTCTTCCagctgatttttgtgtgtgttgtgaacGGCCAATGTACGTTCCTGCCTCAAGTCAGATGCACACAAGGGATTATGGGTACTGTGCAATCTCCTAAAATACTGACTACAATGGGCCACCTGCCAGTCCTTTATAGGAACTTTGGCCCAAGGCAATAAATATGGGTCACTTCTGATAGAAGGGTCTTTGCAACCTTTCTAATGATTAAAGCCTGTAACTTGGAAGGTCCACCTTTTGTTATAAAGGAAATATCTTTTGGAAAAGTTCAGAGATTTCtgcagtattatttttttaagctgaattacAGTTTGCACTAGTGACATTTAATCCACAGCCTCGCAAGGTGTTTGACATTCCCCTTCATTGTCCCCACCCGAGTTGATATCCTAGCTCTATTTCAAATGAACTGGATGCCTGCAGTCAAGTCATTGGCTCATTAGTTCAATATATACAATTTGGCCCAACTAGCACCCATTGTTCCCTTAGCTCTCATTGAGCCAGCAGGGTTGGCTATACTGGcagattctcccccacccacccccatcaaaATCTAGGCTCCTGACCCCAGCATATCCCATCAATCTCATGATGAGAAATACCTCTGCCAAAGAAATACTGCAGGTCGGAGGACACAGAAAACTGGGCTTAGGGATGGATAAACATGTCAACTTCTGTTCtccaagtttctcatttttacaataataaattcaGTCCTTCATATTTTCAAAACAATTCATGAGTTTGTTTTTCCTAATGAAATTTCATCAccatttagtgcaattttctcctaataaacacgtTTTTGTGTGCGGTTTTGgctcacacacatatttttgcaagcaatttcctcacAGAATGCATCTCGTATACAAtttcacactttaccctagtatatgcaacTGTGAACTCATTACTTGGTAGGAGAATTGCAGTGCAAAATATAAaggagtgtgaattttgaaggatgtctgttttttggtttgcatattgttttgaaaagcgGGGATTTGCTGGGTTTGCCTTTACAGGTAAATACAAACTGAATAGAattttcttccctcttccctaAGACTGTGCTTGATGGACAAACAGTCTGGTCTGGCATAAGCCACCTTTCTAGGTTCCTAGGTTCCTCCCATTGTGCAATCCAATCGCAGCCTTCGCAAACAGAAACCGTTCCAAGCAAGCTTCCTAAAAGCTTTCTAGTTCAGAGTGTCTAACTGTGATGTTTTGAACCTTCCAGTGTCTCAGCTGTGAAGATGAAGCTGCTGTTGCATTCAGCTTTCCTCTCCCTCACAGTAAACACTTGCATTGTGTGGAATCAAAGGTTTGCAAGAGCATTTTGAACAACTCGGCGTTCAGTCTGCAATCCTCGTGGGCTCCACAACAATGGGACTCTTAGCATGGCCAATCTCTCGCCCGAGTTTCACCAGGAGAATACGGTGACCAATGACTTGAGTACTGAAGGCGAGGAAGAGAAGACTATCTTGACTTTGAAACTTTGTTCAGAGAAGATTACGACGGACGTTGACATAATTGATCCAGATATCACCTCTGAGTTCAAACAAGGGAATATTCTTAAgcttttccaagggaaaaccagAATCCAGCGCCTCAATATCCTCAATGCAAACTTTGCCTTCAACCTTTACCGGAGTCTGAAGGACAAAAGCCAACTCCTCAGAGAACATCCTTTTGGCTCCAGTTGGAATTTCCACAGCCATGGCTATGATTTCATTGGGACTGAAAGGTCAGACGCAGGAGGAAGTGTTGGATTCCCTTGGCTTCACCGAGTTTGTCAATGCCAGCTCCAAATATGACATTATGACCATTCACAACCTCTTCCACAAACTCACTCACCGGCTCTTCAGGAGGAATTTTGGCTACACGCTCAGGTCAGTCAATGACCTTTATATTCAGAAACAATTCCCTGTCCTCAGTGAATTCAAAAACAGCATGAAGAGGCACTATTTTGCTGAGGCTCATTGGCCGACTTCTCAGATCCAACCTTCATCTCGAAAGCCAACCAACGTATCCTGAAGCTCACCAAGGGATTGATAAAGGAAGCTCTGGTGAACGTACCCCCAACCACCATCATGATGGTCCTCAACTGCTTGTACTTTAAAGGTAAAGAAACAAAACGAAGCGATGGCAATTTCACCCAAGTACAAATGCATAAACTAAGAGATTACCAAACAGAATCCTAGCaactacattaaaaagaaaaaggggtgaCTAGGCAAGTGATCGGTGTCAGCCTTGGTTTTAGCAACTGCAATcctcttgtttttaaaacaggCAACTGTTGATATTAAATGCAGCATTTCAGCCAGCTTCACAGAAATCACCTCTTAAAACATATTAAGGACATAAACAATCAAAGGTTACATAGGGTTTAAAGCACCAAATACAGCTGCTGTTTCGCTGCTGTGATACTGGCACACATTCCAAGCGCTAAATGAACGCCACATACCAGTACATTACTTTTTGTATTTCATTGCCATTTAATTCCAACTTTTAATATCCCCCCCATCGTCCGCACATGTATATGTACTGAGGATTACACTTCATATATCTGATGAAGCAGACTACTCTAGTccacgaaagcttatgccacaatagttttcttcttcttcaaggtgCCAAAATATACTTAGCTGCTTTTGCTACAGCAAACTAACACagttagttccagttacaggtgggtagccgtgttggtctgccatagtcgaaacaaaatagaaaattctttccagtagcacacgaaagctcataccaagaacaaactcagttggtctctaaggtgctactggaaagaatttctattttgttttaacacagTTAGTGTTATTAGCTGCTTACGACTCCACCTTTGATATAGCCAGCAGTGTGTGCGTTTACTCATTCAGCTGCATTCATCGATCATGAGCAACTATGAGTGGTATCCTCCAGAATACATTTGATACCAAGTGCTTACAGCAAAGGAGATGGCTGTTCTTTCAAAAAGGGAGGAGGTAATAAACATGTCGATTTGTCAGAACTATATCTTaaaagccctgctagatcagatctTGTGAGCCAAACAGGCAAACATGCCAGCTCCCAGGAAGGAGTCCACACCCCTTTCCTTTGTCAAGGGTCAGTTTGACTCAGTGTGTCATCTAAACCTAGATCGTGGTTAAGATCAATCCTTAGCTACAGATCATGGTTAAGGAGTAGAGAGACCTTAGGTACAATTCAGGGTTTGGACAACGTTCTAAGCCAAGCCTATCATGCCATGCTGTGCTGAAGGACCAGGGATGAAGCAGTGCAGTCCTGGttagccatagtttggcttactgtgaTGTGTGAACGAGGCCTTCAGGTCTTGTTTGTGGGATTCCTAGAGGCATTTGGCCACAGCGGTGATCAGAATGCTGGACAGGATGGGCATTTAGGCCTTGTTCACACATCACAGtaaaaacaaactatggtttacagTTGTCGCTCTCTCCAGAAACTTGTACGGTCTTGAGCCTGAAGGCAGGACATAATAACCCCTGCTTGAATTGCCCCCATGTGTTGGAAGTCTTCATTTAATCATGTTAATTAGAAAAAGTGTGCCACCTCTCAAAATGCATAGCGGCCTTACTTGGAAGTGCCAAGCTGTAAGAAATACTGCTGTTGGCTTATATTTTCTATTCAGAAATACCTGAAATTATACCAAATCGTAACTCTTTTCCTTCCCAAGCTACATTTTATgtaataagttttcttttgtgttGACAGGAACCTGGGAAAATAAGTTTCCCGTGGAAATGACACGCAAACAAACATTCCGCTTGAACGAGAAAGAGTCTGTGAAAGTTTCCATGATGCAGACGAAGGCCAATTTCCTGGCGACTGTAGATCACGAGCTAGATTGCGGGGTGCTCCAGTTACCATACGTGGGCAACATCAGCATGTTGATTGTACTGCCGTATAAGTCGTCGAGCATGAGGACACTAGAGAAGCAACTGACTCCCCAGCTGGTAGAGAAGTGGCAGGAGAGCATGACTAACAGGTAATTCCTTTACTTGGGGTTTTGTTTCTTTCCTGATGACCTTTCGCTGCATGATATGAATAGCCTATGTGATATTTGATGCACATCACTGCATCAAACCGTCCAATGCTGTCACAGCCAAACTGCTGtaactgggttgtatccaatgttcaACTTAcgcagagtaggcccattgaaaatAAAGGACATGGCTAACTAGGtattttaatttcagtgggtctactctgagtaagctGAACACTGGATACAACaggtggatctactctgagtctAGCTTAGCCGAATAActtagcacaggcttcctcaacctcggccctccagatgtttttggcctacaactcccatgatccttagctagcaggaccagtggtcagggatgatgggaattgtagtctcaaaacatctggagggctgaggtcgAGGAAGCCTGACGTAGCACAACTCAACTCAAGTGGAATATGATcacaaatggggtgggggaaagagcagGAATTAGGAAGACCGGTCCTGCCCAGGAGTTCAAAAACACCCTTCTGTCCTTATCCATCTAGCCAACAGACTCGATGCTACAGATCCAAAGGGGATGTTACTAAAAGAGGAGACTAATGTATACCAAAGAACTAGTCACACTGTGCAAGGCAGGCGTGCTACAGTATAATTAAAACTCTGTATGAAAAGAGGCTCCAAAACTGCGTAACATGGATTAAGAACTGTTCTGCACCCTTGGCTTGGGTCAATTAAAGCCTGTGACATTGTTTTGTTCTCCCTAGAACGAGAGAAATAATGCTACCTAAATTTAAGCTGGAGAAGAGCTATGACTTGATTGAGTATCTGAAACAACTGGGAGTAAATGAGCTGTTCACCCATAATGGCAACTATTCTGGGATATCAGAAGAGAGAATCAACATTGAGAAGGTAACTAGCTTTGGCACAACCTGATCTTCCTCTCAAGGATGGCATTGCATAACAGACAAAATAAAGGAGCAAAACCATCCTCCCTGTCAGCACCCCTCTCTTCACTCTATTGCTTCAGAGTGAGCCTAGAGGAAAAGTTATTTATGCAGGTAAAGAGAAATTGTTTGGCTCCTCTCACTTGCATCTTCCCTTTTATGCAAACTTGGGCCCagtgttgcttgggaattcttAAGATACCAGAAAAAAGTGCAGttctgaaaggttcagtctgccattttgattcaaaatggcatccaactaCACCCAAACAtggatgaaaacctgctccttcatctcagaaaccatcatgcaaaatgtgGTTAGGGCATCTTAAGAGGTGTTCAAATGTAAAGCGagcaaacagctttccaaaatatttGTGGTTGTATCCAGCATTAGTCACGCTCagggtagacctattgaaatgaatgggcatggctaacttgGGCCCATTCATTTGAGTGGGTCTATTCAGAGCAAAGGTTAGCTGGATGCAACACAGAGTAGATAAAGTATTAATGACTGTTTTTGTTGCAGGTGTTCCCTGTGTCTTAAATGAAGGCATTGACCAAGTGCAtagccaacaaacaaacaaaccttctaAAACATAtagttaagagcagtggactcgtaatctggtgaaccgggttcgcttccccactcctccacatgcagctgctgggtgaccttggcctagtcacacttctctgaagtctctcagcctcactcacctcacagagtatttgttgtgggggaggaagggaaaggagactgttagccgctttgagactccttaagtcTCAGACACATGAATAGTTGCCCCTTAAGTACCCGGCAGAAGATAGACTCAGATATCAGCTGAGTGCTTCCCCTCATATTCACATCTTTGGCACCCAGCAGCCCAGAGTCTCCCTAACACAAAGGAAATCCACTTTTACCCATCTAACAAGATTCCAGAGCACCCCTTCATCAGAAATGTGGTACCAATAAGCTGAGGCAGAAGACAGGAAAGTGCATGAGATGCAACTCATGCCTAGATATTTAGGAAGCAGGTGAGTCTAGCAAACAGGTGATGGAAAAGAGAtcctggaaagacctgtcagcaGAGAATATTGGATAACAGGCAAGAAATCTGATTTAAcaaagctgcagccctccagatgctgttcgACTATCACTCCctgcatccctgaccatcagccaggATGGCCAGGACTGATAGGAATCCAAAATCTGGAGGATCAGACATTCTCTGTTCTATTAAAGGCATAAGTTCAAATTAGACCTTGTTTAAGGCAACTTGCAGGGCTCTTGGCTATCTGACTGTGGGTGGCCATCTCAGGAGCCCTGGCCCCCCACCCATCTGCAACCATTCCAATTCATCAGTTTCTAGAGATGATGGTGCCAATGATTGATTGGATTATGACCCATTGTTTTGCAGTAGGCCAAGCTACCTCCGGCTAAGTTTTTAGAACCCTGCAGGTGTTGGTTAAGAAAGGGGACAACTAAATAACATCCCCAAAACAGAAGAAATGGAAGCCACAGCAATGACTGAGCTAAAGGGTATAGAGATGGTTGTGGCTTGGCCAGGCCTTTGTACAGTTAAGGTATCCAATACAAGGTGTTTGGTCTTCTACTGAATGCTTGCGCTCCATAATtatccccttcttcttttttacagttCAATCACCAGGGGACGATTACAGTGAATGAAGAAGGCACCGAGGCGGCATCAGTGACCACAGTAGCCTTCATGCCCCTTTCAGCTCAAATTCGCTTCATTGTTGACCGTCCTTTTATCTTTCTCATCTATGAGCACCGCACCAACTGCTTGCTTTTCATGGGCCGAGTCGCCAACCCAAACAAGTTGTAAAAGCAGAGACGAGCTTTCAAGATAGGTACATCTAGGCAACCTTAATGCGTCTTAAATAGAACCATTTTTATATGCCAATTAAGTGTCTGTGTTAGTCGTAAGCGCTATTGCGTGAAAAATGCAAGGCTACCAAATCAAAACCACAGCGATATATTATTTAATTACAATTTGTAAGGGAAAATATTGCTGCAAAGTACTAAAAACGCCCTGTTCTATTTCATCCAAAGCTACCTTGAGGTCAGAGGCATTCTCTTTGCATCTTGGAGAACATTTTCATGCCGCCTGAAGGGTGAATAAAAATTGGCTCCACTGGGATTCAAAAAGTCAGATTATTAACAGCAGCAGCTTTTCGGTTACTAAAAATTGATGCTGTCTGTGTTCTTCCCAGTTGGCcaaagagattttaaaatttaattataAAAGAACCATTAATGTTTGACAAGAGCAATACAAAATCCTCATCAGGAATATTGAACTGGGTTTCATTTAAAACTTGGTGAAACAGAAGGATGCTACGTGAATTCTTTGTGGGTGAGGAGAGAGAATACGCAAAGAACTAGGGGAAAACATGATTCCTCATCAGCTTGACTGATGAAAATGCAGAGAGTGGAAGCTGTCCATATACCATCAGGAAAGTCTAACAGcgtaaaagagaagaaaaagtctTACACTTATGGATGTTGAGAGCCAAGATTGATAGGTGGTAACCctgaacaaaatattacaaaattaaATGTAGCAATAATGGaagaaaataatgtaaaatagTTGCACCCAGTTTAATACAGCAAGCTGCCTTAAACCCAGTTGGTTCATCTAGCCTAGAATTACCTACTCTTAACTAGTATTGTCTTCCCTAAGGCAACCATGGggaacctgtctgtctgtcttgctgaactacaactcccataaaccctGGCAATTGACCATGCTtacaggctgatgggagttgtagttcagcagcttttggagggccaaaggtttcccatgcCTCCCCTAAGTTCTCAAACAGAGAAGGAACTGTTGCTCAAAATGCTTTTGAAGTGGCTATGGCAGGGATTTAACAAGGGGCCTTCTGCAAGCCACGAACTCAGCTGCATTATTTGAGGAATCCATATATGGCGGACAGTATCGTTTTGCAAGAACACAAACACTTACTTTCACTCTGTAACTACGCTACCTGTCTGAAGCAAGAACAAATCTGCACTTTGGACAGCATAGTTGTTGTACTGACATTTATGCAACCCAGAGAGGTCCTAACTAAAGTACAAGCAATCATGTTGCACATGCAGAGATTGTtcctatattattttttaaagaggtgCACCCTGGAGTTATGAGAATGCttgatatataaaaaaagtttccaTTATCTCCGAGAGTATCAACATAATTATAAAgttgtttcatatttaataaaaGGTTGTGGTGAAATACTGAATTTGGATGCTGCatgcagttttattttctttgctgcCAGTGTAAGGTGACTTTTGTGTAAGAAAATTCAAGCACCAGCCATTTAAATGTAAGCACATTGCCCCACACATTTCAAGTTAAACATGTGCTTTAATCTGTCCCTCTGAAACCACTGAGGCTTAGTTGCTCTACAagctgtgtgtgtgagtgtgtgtgtgtgtgtgtttgtgcaagttattgtttgcttttcttgCCTTCTTTTCAATATGCCTGAAAATTTTCAACACTATTGCAGCTACCCAAAGTACCACATAGAATAATTCTTCCCCCAAAGGCAGAATTTATATAGAAGTTCTGGATGGTTACAAACTCTGATTTGAGTCCAAAAGAGCCCTAGGCTCAAGGGGAGATCCCCCGTTTTCACTGATTCTAACTTCCAGCTGCAGCCACTAATACCACATTCTAAAGGGCTCGGTTTGGAGAAGCAATTTGGGGAGGCACCAGCAAGAAAGAGGATGGGTGGAGGAAACCCATCCTGGAAACAGGGCTGGAAGCCTTATAAGCAAGTACAGTCGAACCTCAGAAACTGAACACCTTGTGACtcacgttttggctcccggacgccgcaaacccagaagtgagtgttccagtttgcaaatgtccaacgtggcttccgtggcttctgattggctgtagtagcttcctgcagccaattggaagccgtgctttggtttccgaacgtgttggaagtcgaatggatttcTGAAACGGAT
This is a stretch of genomic DNA from Lacerta agilis isolate rLacAgi1 chromosome 17, rLacAgi1.pri, whole genome shotgun sequence. It encodes these proteins:
- the SERPIND1 gene encoding LOW QUALITY PROTEIN: heparin cofactor 2 (The sequence of the model RefSeq protein was modified relative to this genomic sequence to represent the inferred CDS: inserted 2 bases in 2 codons; deleted 2 bases in 2 codons) — translated: MANLSPEFHQENTVTNDLSTEGEEEXDYLDFETLFREDYDDVDIIDPDITSEFKQGNILKLFQGKTRIQRLNILNANFAFNLYRSLKDKSNSSENILLAPVGISTAMAMISLGLKGQTQEEVLDSLGFTEFVNASSKYDIMTIHNLFHKLTHRLFRRNFGYTLRSVNDLYIQKQFPVLSEFKNSMKRHYFAEAXLADFSDPTFISKANQRILKLTKGLIKEALVNVPPTTIMMVLNCLYFKGTWENKFPVEMTRKQTFRLNEKESVKVSMMQTKANFLATVDHELDCGVLQLPYVGNISMLIVLPYKSSSMRTLEKQLTPQLVEKWQESMTNRTREIMLPKFKLEKSYDLIEYLKQLGVNELFTHNGNYSGISEERINIEKFNHQGTITVNEEGTEAASVTTVAFMPLSAQIRFIVDRPFIFLIYEHRTNCLLFMGRVANPNKL